The DNA region GCCAGCGCGGCATAGATCTGCTGGTGACGCGAGAGCCAGGCGGTACCCCGATGGGGGAACGTTTGCGCGAGATTTTGCTGAATCAGCCGATGCATGCCGAGACCGAAGCGCTGTTGATGTTTGCGGCACGCCGTGAACACGTCGAGCAAGTTATCCGCCCGGCGCTGCAACGCGGCACCTGGGTCATTTCGGATCGTTTCAGCGATGCCAGTTTTGCCTATCAGGGCGGCGGCAGGGGGGTGGCGCTGGCAAAACTGGAGCAACTGGAGCAATGGGTGCATGGCGATCTGCAGCCCGATCTGACCCTGTTGTTCGATATCCCGATCGAAATCGCGCGGCAGCGTCTTGCCAATAACGTCAGCCTAGACCGCTTCGAACAGGAACGGGGCGAATTCTTCGAGCGCGTCAGGCAGGCGTATCTCGCCAGGGCTGCCCAAAGCCCGCAACGTTTTGCCGTCATTCACGCCGAAAAGACTATGGCTGAAGTTCAACAGGCTTTGGCACAGATTGTCGCATCGCTTTGAAATGAAACCATTCTATCCATGGCAAACCGGATCGTGGCAAGCCCTGCAAGGGCTGCGCAGCCGGCTACCCCATGCATTGCTGCTGAAAGGAGCGCAGGGGATAGGAAAACTCGACTTGGCGCTGAATTTCGCCCAGTCTTTGCTGTGCGAAAATCCGTCGGCAGAAGGTGTGGCTTGTCAGGAATGCAGTTCCTGTCACTGGTTCGAGCAGGACAGCCATCCCGATTTTCGCCTCATCCAGCCAGATGCGCTGACCGCGGCCGATGATTCCGATGACAAGCCCGGCGGCAAAAAACCATCGCGCGAGATTTCCGTTGACCAGATACGCGATCTTTCCGGCTTTTCCAACCTGTCTGCCCATTGCGGCGGATACCGCGTCGTGATTATCAACCCGGCGGAAGCAATGAACAGCAATGCGGCCAACTCCTTGCTCAAAACACTGGAAGAACCGACAGACAAGTTGTTGTTTATTTTGGTCACTCATAAGCCGCAGCAACTGCTGCCGACCATACTCAGCCGCTGTCTCGGCTTTGCTGTGCATACTCCGACGCTTGCGGCCGGAACTGCCTGGCTCGCCCAGCAAGGTATCAAAAACCCGGAACACGCGCTGGCGCAAACCGGTTTCGCCCCCCTGCAAGCCTTGAACTGGGCCGAGTCGGGCGAGGGCGCGGAAGAACGCAATGTACTGCTGTCCGCTATCAGGCAGCCGAGCAAACTGGACGTCCTGGCGCTGGCCGACAGCCTGCAGCGCAGCACGCCGGTGCATGTCATCCATTGTTTGCAGCAATGGTGTCACGACCTCGCCAGCGCCAAACTGGCAGGCGCAGTCCGCTATTTCCCAGAGCAATCAGCTGTTATCACCAGGCTTGCCGAGGGCGTCTCGGCTGCTGCGTTGATGCGTTTTCAGAAGGAACTGCTCGAGGCGCGCCGAGCCGCATTTCATCCGCTCAACCCGAGGCTGTTCCTCGAATCCTTGTTATTGTCTTACCGGCAGATGTTTGCCGCCTGATCTGATCCATGTTCATCGATTCCCATTGCCACCTAAATTTCCCCGATCTGGCAGGTCAGCTTGAGTCCATTTTCGCCAATATGCGGGATAACCAGGTTTCGCATGCCTTGTGCGTCTCGGTCGATTTGCCCTCATTTCCGCAGGTGCTGGAACTGGCCCACAGTCACGACAACCTGTATGCCTCGGTCGGCGTTCATCCCGACTACGAATTGGAGGTCGAGCCCACCCAGGCTGAACTGGTTCGTCTGGCGCAGCACCCGAAAGTCGTCGCCATCGGCGAAACCGGCCTGGATTATTATCGCCTGACCGGTAATCTGGAATGGCAGCGCGAACGTTTCCGTACTCATATTCGTGCCGCCCGTGAATGCG from Sideroxyarcus emersonii includes:
- the tmk gene encoding dTMP kinase, producing the protein MNSAKFITFEGVDGAGKSTHLEWFANVLRQRGIDLLVTREPGGTPMGERLREILLNQPMHAETEALLMFAARREHVEQVIRPALQRGTWVISDRFSDASFAYQGGGRGVALAKLEQLEQWVHGDLQPDLTLLFDIPIEIARQRLANNVSLDRFEQERGEFFERVRQAYLARAAQSPQRFAVIHAEKTMAEVQQALAQIVASL
- the holB gene encoding DNA polymerase III subunit delta', which produces MKPFYPWQTGSWQALQGLRSRLPHALLLKGAQGIGKLDLALNFAQSLLCENPSAEGVACQECSSCHWFEQDSHPDFRLIQPDALTAADDSDDKPGGKKPSREISVDQIRDLSGFSNLSAHCGGYRVVIINPAEAMNSNAANSLLKTLEEPTDKLLFILVTHKPQQLLPTILSRCLGFAVHTPTLAAGTAWLAQQGIKNPEHALAQTGFAPLQALNWAESGEGAEERNVLLSAIRQPSKLDVLALADSLQRSTPVHVIHCLQQWCHDLASAKLAGAVRYFPEQSAVITRLAEGVSAAALMRFQKELLEARRAAFHPLNPRLFLESLLLSYRQMFAA